Proteins encoded in a region of the Solea senegalensis isolate Sse05_10M unplaced genomic scaffold, IFAPA_SoseM_1 scf7180000014081, whole genome shotgun sequence genome:
- the LOC122760837 gene encoding odorant receptor 131-2-like, with product MTLERFVAICMPLRHGELCSTHGTLHCILIIHGVSSLPWMISVYIFFASASHSFYTKSDMCFAEKFIFHSWQGHLRSAISQFYFLIMVIIITISYFKIMRVARAASGQNRKSTWKGLRTVVLHGFQLFLCLFQLWCIFIEAAVLQIYPMLYINVRYFNYIMFILSPRCLSPLIYGLRDEKFFVALRSFVLCGLYKKQLSN from the coding sequence ATGACGCTGGAGCGCTTTGTGGCCATCTGCATGCCACTGCGACATGGAGAGCTGTGCTCCACACACGGCACTCTACActgcatcctcatcattcacggTGTCAGCTCTCTGCCCTGGATGATTTCTGTCTACATCTTCTTTGCTTCTGCGAGCCACAGCTTTTACACCAAAAGCGACATGTGCTTTGCAGAGAAGTTCATCTTCCACTCCTGGCAGGGTCACCTTAGGTCTGCAATAAGTCAGTTTTACTTCCTGATCATGGTTATCATTATCACAATTTCATACTTTAAAATAATGAGGGTGGCCAGAGCTGCATCaggacagaacaggaagtcaacaTGGAAAGGTCTCAGAACTGTGGTTCTTCATGGCTTTCAGctgttcctctgtcttttccaGCTGTGGTGTATTTTCATTGAAGCTGCTGTCCTTCAGATTTACCCGATGCTCTACAttaatgtcaggtactttaactaCATTATGTTCATTCTTTCTCCGAGGTGTTTGAGTCCTCTCATTTATGGCCTCAGGGATGAAAAGTTTTTTGTTGCTCTGAGAAGCTTTGTTCTTTGTGGTTTGTATAAGAAACAATTGTCAAATTAA
- the LOC122760848 gene encoding odorant receptor 131-2-like, with product MADNSSMAGGGTLQHFGERFYIVQLLVLIFLCINLLLIMTLFSKVYFYTTMRYILFTVTLLSDTFILFITDVMFIFSYSQVKMPIALCVPVYIVVIVYTFVTPLTLTAMTLECYVAICMPLRYGELCTSRRALHCILIIHGLSFVPITFVLSIFFASAPTSLYSEHRICSMDIFVYLRWQDNAKMAVYQLYFFVMSATIIFSYIKIMKAANAASGENKKSSRRALGRVTLHGFHLLFCLILLWCPFMETAALQTDLKLFLNVRYFNYIVFNLTPRCLSPLIYGLRDEKVFLALKQNAPFQFNFGQNSVQIKKI from the coding sequence aTGGCAGATAACAGCTCCATGGCCGGTGGTGGGACTTTGCAGCATTTCGGTGAACGTTTTTACATCGTGCAGTTGCTGGTGTTGATTTTTCTGTGCATCAACTTGTTGCTCATTATGACCCTTTTCTCAAAGGTCTACTTCTACACAACCATGCGATACATCTTATTCACTGTGACTCTATTGTCTGATaccttcattttattcattaccGATGTTATGTTTATCTTTAGCTACTCTCAGGTCAAGATGCCTATCGCCCTGTGTGTTCCAGTCTATATTGTTGTGATTGTGTACACTTTTGTCACACCTTTGACTCTCACAGCCATGACGCTGGAGTGCTATGTGGCCATTTGCATGCCCTTGCGCTACGGAGAGCTGTGCACGTCGCGGAGAGCTCTGCActgcatcctcatcattcacggCCTCAGCTTTGTACCAATCACTTTTGtcctctccatcttctttgcATCAGCTCCCACAAGCTTGTACTCCGAGCACAGGATATGCTCCATGGACATATTTGTGTATCTCCGATGGCAGGACAACGCTAAAATGGCTGTGTATCAGTTGTACTTTTTCGTCATGTCTGCCACCATCATCTTCTCCTACATTAAGATCATGAAAGCGGCCAATGCGGCGTCAGGAGAGAATAAAAAGTCGTCGAGGAGAGCGCTCGGAAGAGTGACTCTTCATGGCTTTCacctccttttctgtctcattcTACTGTGGTGTCCGTTCATGGAGACTGCTGCGCTTCAGACtgatttaaagctttttttaaatgtcaggtacttcaATTACATAGTGTTTAATCTCACTCCAAGATGCCTGAGTCCTCTCATTTACGGCCTCAGGGATGAAAAGGTTTTTCTTGCACTGAAACAAAATGCACCTTTTCAGTTCAACTTTGGACAAAACAGTGTACAGATCAAGAAAATCTGA
- the LOC122760846 gene encoding odorant receptor 131-2-like has product MAANDSSVRVIDERVIIVQVLISLFLCINLLLITVFFMKDFFYTTMRYIFFALTLMSDCVFLLVTNALLILSYFRFNMHMSLCLIVYVAVSLYIFVTPVTLTAMTLERFVAICMPLRHGDLCSTRSALHCIVIIHGVSSLPCVVVLSIFFATASHSYYTKAIVCSVEKFILHTWQSHLRSAISQFYFLVMVIIIMFSYFKIMKVARAASGQNRKSTWKGLRTVVLHGFQLFLCLFQLWCPFIEAAVLQINLMLYVNVRYFNYIMFILSPRCLSPLIYGLRDEKFFVALRSFVLCGFYKKH; this is encoded by the coding sequence ATGGCAGCCAATGACTCTTCAGTCCGCGTGATTGATGAAAGGGTCATTATAGTTCAGGTTCTCATATCACTTTTCCTTTGCATCAACCTTTTGCTGATCACAGTCTTTTTCATGAAGGATTTCTTCTACACAACCATGCGCTACATCTTCTTTGCACTGACTCTTATGtctgattgtgtgtttttacttgtaACTAACGCTCTTCTCATTTTATCGTACTTTCGTTTTAACATGCATATGTCATTGTGCCTTATTGTGTATGTGGCTGTGTctttatacatttttgtcactcCGGTGACTCTGACAGCGATGACGCTGGAGCGCTTTGTGGCCATTTGCATGCCACTGCGACACGGAGATCTGTGCTCCACACGCAGCGCTCTGCACTGCATCGTCATCATTCACGGCGTCAGCTCTTTGCCCTGCGTGGTtgttctctccatcttctttgcTACTGCGAGCCACAGCTACTACACAAAGGCTATTGTTTGCTCTGTGGAGAAGTTCATCCTCCACACCTGGCAGAGTCATCTTAGGTCTGCAATAAGTCAGTTTTACTTCCTGGTCAtggttatcattatcatgttctcatactttaaaataatgaaggtgGCCAGAGCTGCATCAGGACAGAACAGAAAGTCAACATGGAAAGGCCTCAGAACTGTGGTTCTTCATGGCTTTCAGCTGTTCCTTTGTCTTTTCCAGCTGTGGTGTCCTTTCATTGAAGCTGCTGTTCTTCAGATTAACTTGATGCTCTACGttaatgtcaggtactttaactaCATTATGTTCATTCTTTCTCCGAGGTGTTTGAGTCCTCTCATTTACGGCCTCAGGGATGAAAAGTTTTTTGTTGCTCTGAGAAGCTTTgttctttgtggtttttatAAGAAACACTAA
- the LOC122760838 gene encoding odorant receptor 131-2-like → MAANDSSVRVINDRIIIVQVLISLFLCINLLLITVFFMKDFFYTTMRYIFFALTLMSDCVILILSNVLLLFSYFEFTINMSLCLIVYVALSLYTFVTPVTLTVMTLERFVAICMPLRHGELCSTRSALHCVLIIHSVSSLPCVVFLSIFFASASHRFYTKSDMCFAEKFIFHTWQGHLRSAISQFYFLTMCIVIMFSYFKIMKVARAASGQNRKSTWKGLRTVVLHGFQLLLCLFQLWCTFIEAAVLQIYPMVYINVRYFNYIMFILSPRCLSPLIYGLRDEKFFFALRSFVLCGLYKKQLSN, encoded by the coding sequence ATGGCAGCCAATGACTCTTCAGTGCGCGTGATCAATGACAGGATCATTATAGTTCAGGTTCTCATATCACTTTTCCTTTGCATCAACCTTTTGCTGATAACAGTCTTTTTCATGAAGGATTTCTTCTACACAACCATGCGCTACATCTTCTTTGCACTGACTCTCATGtctgattgtgtgattttaatccTGAGTAATGTTCTGCTCcttttctcttattttgaaTTCACCATAAATATGTcattgtgtcttattgtgtacGTGGCTTTGTCTTTATACACTTTTGTCACTCCGGTGACTCTGACAGTGATGACGCTGGAGCGCTTTGTGGCCATTTGCATGCCACTGCGACACGGAGAGCTGTGCTCCACACGCAGCGCTCTGCACTgcgtcctcatcattcacagcGTCAGCTCTCTGCCCTGCGTGGttttcctctccatcttcttcgCTTCTGCGAGCCACAGGTTTTACACCAAAAGCGACATGTGCTTTGCAGAGAAGTTCATCTTCCACACCTGGCAGGGTCACCTTAGGTCTGCAATAAGTCAGTTTTACTTCCTGACCATGTGTATAGTTATCATGTTCTCatactttaaaataatgaaggtgGCCAGAGCTGCATCaggacagaacaggaagtcaacaTGGAAAGGCCTCAGAACTGTGGTTCTTCATGGCtttcagctgctcctgtgtcTTTTCCAGCTGTGGTGTACTTTCATTGAAGCTGCTGTGCTTCAGATTTACCCGATGGTCTACAttaatgtcaggtactttaactaCATTATGTTCATTCTTTCTCCGAGGTGTTTGAGTCCTCTTATTTATGGCCTCAGGgatgaaaagtttttttttgctctgagAAGCTTTGTTCTTTGTGGTTTGTATAAGAAACAATTGTCAAATTAA